Proteins found in one Desulfomicrobium apsheronum genomic segment:
- a CDS encoding LysE family translocator, with protein MISIDQLLVFSLTSLLLIFTPGPDIIYVLTRGVAQGRSAALAAAMGFSLGNIGHTLLAVFGLSAILASSALAFTLVKVAGGIYLLYLGFKLWTADPALILSGHGEDKTARIIFRQSILANLLNPKVAIFFLAFFPQFVRPDQGHPAIQMMILGLTFVVLTMLGFGLVALGAGALNSRLAARPSLSAWLHKGAGAILMLLGLRLLWADR; from the coding sequence ATGATCAGCATCGACCAGCTTCTCGTCTTCAGCCTGACCTCGCTCCTGCTCATCTTCACCCCCGGCCCGGACATCATCTACGTGCTGACCCGAGGCGTGGCCCAGGGGCGCTCGGCCGCGCTGGCCGCCGCCATGGGGTTCAGCCTGGGCAATATCGGGCACACCCTGCTTGCGGTCTTCGGACTTTCGGCCATCCTGGCTTCGTCGGCCTTGGCCTTCACCCTGGTCAAGGTCGCGGGCGGCATCTACCTGCTCTACCTCGGCTTCAAGCTCTGGACGGCGGACCCGGCGCTGATCCTCTCCGGACACGGGGAAGACAAGACGGCCCGCATCATCTTTCGCCAATCGATCCTCGCCAATCTGCTCAACCCCAAGGTCGCGATCTTTTTCCTGGCCTTCTTTCCGCAGTTCGTGCGCCCCGACCAGGGGCACCCGGCCATACAGATGATGATCCTCGGCCTGACCTTCGTCGTTTTGACCATGCTCGGCTTCGGGCTGGTGGCCCTTGGCGCGGGAGCGCTCAACTCCCGCCTGGCGGCCCGCCCCTCCCTCTCGGCCTGGCTGCACAAGGGCGCCGGGGCCATCCTCATGCTGCTCGGCCTGCGCCTGCTCTGGGCCGACCGCTAG
- a CDS encoding magnesium transporter CorA family protein has product MITIHKTIDGILSPQEHLDSDCWVNLINPSEEELQRTSILLGIPLDHLTDPLDVDERARLELEEGVLLLVLRVPVENVSDRIPYLTQPIGVIITPTAVVTVCRSPQDLVTGILNGRTRIVDTADRMRFAIHLMQRTSLIYLRFLKDIIRRSDVIEHRLQQSMRNEELIELLGIEKSLVYFTTSLKANDIIMDKVLRMRTIQLTEDQSDLLEDAITENRQAIDMSKIHSDILSGTMDAFASIISNNMNMVMKFLTGFTIILMIPNIISGVYGMNIATPFQASPHAFAIVSGIAVGGCLLAWLLLARKRWM; this is encoded by the coding sequence ATGATTACAATCCACAAGACCATTGATGGAATCCTGTCCCCTCAGGAACACCTCGACTCCGACTGCTGGGTCAACCTGATCAACCCCTCCGAGGAGGAGTTGCAGCGCACTTCGATCCTGCTTGGCATTCCCCTCGACCATCTGACCGACCCGTTGGATGTCGACGAGCGCGCCCGGCTTGAGCTGGAGGAAGGTGTGCTCCTGCTGGTCCTGCGCGTGCCGGTCGAGAATGTCTCCGATCGCATTCCCTATCTCACCCAGCCCATCGGCGTGATCATAACGCCCACGGCCGTGGTCACGGTCTGCCGCTCTCCGCAGGATCTGGTCACCGGGATTCTGAACGGCCGCACCCGCATTGTGGATACGGCGGACAGGATGCGTTTCGCCATCCATCTCATGCAGCGCACGTCGCTCATTTACCTGCGTTTCCTGAAAGACATCATCAGGCGTTCGGACGTGATCGAACATCGCCTGCAGCAGTCCATGCGCAATGAGGAACTCATCGAGCTTCTGGGCATCGAGAAGAGTCTGGTCTACTTCACGACCTCCCTCAAGGCCAACGACATCATCATGGACAAGGTTCTGCGCATGCGCACCATCCAGTTGACCGAGGATCAGTCCGATCTGCTGGAGGACGCCATCACCGAGAACCGGCAGGCTATCGACATGTCCAAGATCCACAGCGACATCCTGTCCGGGACCATGGACGCGTTCGCCTCCATCATCTCCAACAACATGAACATGGTCATGAAATTCCTGACGGGATTTACCATCATCCTCATGATCCCCAACATCATCTCGGGTGTTTACGGCATGAACATCGCGACGCCTTTTCAGGCTTCGCCCCATGCCTTCGCCATTGTCTCCGGGATCGCCGTCGGTGGCTGTCTGCTCGCCTGGCTTTTGCTGGCCAGGAAGCGCTGGATGTAG
- a CDS encoding response regulator gives MIFDNIRMKPKLLFLFIMTGIVPLGIVALIGSYSASNALLDLAFEQLGSIQAIKRDKLQTTLTERISGLKLLAGLRQTQQAVEDLNMLGEEDPARPYPIESSEYQRIHGRYDSQLKGYIAVNGFEDIYLIDRRGGNVMYAAGQGEELGTSLATGRYRHTALARLWERVLRSGDVAFEDFSTYEPNGGKQAAFIGYPVLDLQGGVAGVIAARVSGEFINQIMPSRQGLGKSGESYLLRWLEAQKKFEMRSDIKTMGNGLYVIGYTLPRTPVYWHDAVANGFDGGGGTYEDSSGTTVLVAFNTLDVLGTNWILISKIDKGEILRPIWTFLLIICVTGAVLALMIAPGAYGLAKGISQPLEQGVSFAEAISAGDLKARLDLRQKDELGMLAKALNSMARNLREMDWLNQGKTGLDDTLRGEHSPQELARLFISFICKHLDSQIGLFFLHDDGELVLTSSYAFTNRQGQFTRLRVGEGLVGQAALEGEILTFAQVEEGAPHFHFGPGEAVPSHFLAAPVFMGKELLGAFLIGREYAFSPLHRQFIADIAKNTAVLFNMATSRGVIANLLRQAQEQQEMLRVANEELEEQTNMLKESQTELQAQQEELQVTNEELAEQTRALKESERRLQDQQGELRSVNDKLGERAMELEEQKSAIRRKNKELLRAQEQLKLKAQELESASRYKSEFLANMSHELRTPLNSILILSQLLAHNKEGNLSTKQTEAASAINSSGADLLRLINEILDLSKVEAGKVELHLEEMPLTSMISDLQRVFKGVAVEKGVSFLVEQDPSLPETMLTDTHRLQQVLRNLLSNAFKFTDHGSVTLSISRPDPEITLPGSIASTEEAICIAVTDMGIGIPEDKQGTIFEAFRQADGSTSRKYGGTGLGLSISRELTKLLGGEIRLHSREGQGSTFSLILPLRHHAGTSADEIRPRESAPEQKATPPRAAKPEAEAPAPYLQDDRANLKSSDKSLLIIEDDQRFARILRDQARDMGFKVLFAADGETGLHFADFHAPSAIILDNVLPGIDGWTVMERLKNDPRTRHIPLSFISAEDRSLEAMRMGALAFLTKPVKIEELQKLLEKIDSFIKKPSRRLLVVDDDALQRESIRALIGNGDVETVTAASGAQALALLKSQNFDCMILDLGLSDMSGFDVLRTLRSGPAPSALPVVVYTGRDLSDEEERRLSQYAESIIVKGARSPERLLEETTLFLHRVQANLPQEKQRMLQTDSEPESVLFARTVLVVDDDMRNIFALTSVLEEKGMQVVVARDGSESLTKLRENPEIDLVLMDIMMPVMDGYEAMREIRKDPRLKDLPIIALTAKAMKGDKSACIEAGANDYLAKPVDMNKLLSLLRVWLYRK, from the coding sequence ATGATTTTTGACAACATCCGCATGAAGCCCAAGCTCCTGTTCCTGTTCATCATGACCGGAATCGTTCCTCTGGGCATCGTGGCCCTCATCGGCAGCTATTCCGCTTCCAACGCCCTTCTGGATCTGGCCTTTGAACAACTCGGCAGCATCCAGGCCATCAAGCGCGACAAGCTGCAAACCACCCTGACCGAACGCATAAGCGGGCTCAAGCTCCTGGCCGGACTGCGGCAGACCCAGCAGGCCGTGGAAGACCTGAACATGCTCGGGGAAGAAGACCCGGCGCGCCCCTATCCCATCGAATCAAGCGAATATCAAAGAATTCACGGCAGATACGATTCCCAGCTCAAAGGCTACATCGCGGTCAACGGTTTTGAGGACATCTACCTGATCGACCGTCGCGGCGGTAATGTCATGTACGCGGCCGGCCAGGGCGAGGAGCTTGGCACCAGCCTGGCCACCGGTCGCTACCGCCACACGGCGCTGGCCAGACTCTGGGAACGGGTGCTGCGCAGCGGAGACGTGGCCTTCGAGGATTTCAGCACCTACGAGCCCAATGGCGGGAAACAGGCCGCCTTCATCGGCTATCCGGTCCTTGATCTGCAGGGCGGCGTGGCCGGAGTCATCGCCGCGCGCGTCTCGGGCGAATTCATCAACCAGATAATGCCCTCCCGGCAAGGGCTGGGCAAATCGGGAGAATCCTATCTGCTGCGCTGGCTCGAAGCCCAAAAAAAATTCGAAATGCGCAGCGATATCAAGACGATGGGCAACGGGCTCTACGTCATCGGCTACACCCTGCCCCGCACTCCAGTCTACTGGCATGACGCCGTGGCCAACGGCTTCGATGGCGGTGGCGGCACCTACGAGGACAGCTCGGGCACGACGGTACTGGTGGCCTTCAACACGCTGGACGTGCTGGGCACCAACTGGATTCTCATTTCCAAGATCGACAAGGGCGAAATTCTGCGCCCCATCTGGACGTTCCTGCTGATTATCTGCGTCACCGGCGCGGTGCTGGCCCTCATGATCGCGCCGGGCGCCTACGGTCTGGCCAAGGGCATCAGCCAGCCGCTGGAACAGGGCGTGAGCTTCGCCGAGGCCATCTCCGCCGGAGATTTGAAGGCCCGCCTGGACCTGCGTCAAAAGGACGAGCTGGGCATGCTGGCCAAGGCCCTGAACAGCATGGCCCGCAACCTGCGCGAAATGGACTGGCTCAACCAGGGCAAGACAGGGCTCGACGACACCCTGCGCGGCGAACACAGCCCTCAGGAACTGGCCCGGCTTTTCATCTCCTTCATCTGCAAGCACCTGGACAGCCAGATCGGACTCTTTTTCCTGCACGATGACGGCGAGCTGGTGCTGACCTCGTCCTACGCCTTCACCAACCGGCAAGGGCAATTCACCAGGCTGCGCGTAGGCGAGGGGCTGGTCGGCCAGGCCGCCCTGGAAGGGGAAATCCTTACCTTCGCTCAGGTCGAAGAAGGGGCTCCGCATTTTCATTTCGGTCCCGGTGAAGCCGTCCCCAGCCATTTCCTGGCCGCGCCCGTGTTCATGGGCAAGGAGCTGCTCGGCGCATTCCTCATCGGCCGCGAATATGCATTTTCACCTCTGCACAGGCAGTTCATAGCCGATATCGCCAAGAATACAGCGGTTCTGTTCAACATGGCCACCTCGCGCGGCGTGATCGCGAACCTCTTGAGGCAGGCCCAGGAACAGCAGGAGATGCTGCGGGTGGCCAACGAGGAACTCGAAGAGCAGACCAACATGCTCAAAGAGTCCCAGACCGAGCTACAGGCCCAGCAGGAGGAGTTGCAGGTCACCAACGAGGAACTGGCCGAACAGACCCGCGCCCTCAAGGAATCCGAACGCAGGCTGCAGGATCAGCAGGGCGAACTGCGCTCCGTCAACGACAAGCTTGGCGAACGGGCCATGGAGCTTGAAGAGCAAAAAAGCGCCATCCGACGCAAGAACAAGGAGCTTCTGCGCGCCCAGGAGCAACTCAAGCTCAAGGCCCAGGAACTGGAAAGCGCGAGCAGGTACAAATCCGAATTCCTGGCCAACATGTCCCACGAGCTGCGCACCCCGCTCAACTCCATCCTCATCCTGTCCCAGCTTCTGGCGCACAACAAGGAAGGCAACCTTTCCACGAAACAAACGGAAGCGGCGTCGGCCATCAACTCTTCGGGCGCGGATCTTTTGCGCCTCATCAACGAGATTCTGGACCTGTCCAAGGTCGAGGCGGGCAAGGTCGAGCTGCATCTGGAAGAGATGCCGCTAACCTCCATGATTTCGGACCTGCAACGGGTCTTCAAGGGTGTCGCCGTGGAAAAGGGCGTCTCCTTTCTGGTCGAACAGGACCCGTCCCTGCCCGAGACCATGCTCACCGATACGCACCGGCTGCAGCAAGTCCTGCGCAACCTTCTGTCCAATGCCTTCAAGTTCACGGACCACGGCAGCGTGACCCTGTCCATCTCCCGCCCCGACCCTGAAATCACTCTGCCCGGCAGCATCGCCTCGACCGAGGAAGCGATCTGCATCGCGGTCACGGACATGGGCATCGGAATTCCCGAGGACAAGCAGGGCACGATCTTCGAGGCCTTCCGACAGGCCGACGGCAGCACCAGCCGCAAATACGGCGGCACGGGCCTTGGGCTGTCCATCTCCCGGGAGCTGACCAAACTTCTGGGCGGAGAAATCCGCCTACACAGCCGGGAAGGCCAAGGCTCGACCTTCAGCCTGATCCTGCCCCTGCGCCACCACGCCGGCACTTCCGCAGACGAAATCCGCCCCAGGGAGTCCGCGCCCGAGCAGAAAGCGACGCCCCCCCGGGCTGCAAAGCCCGAGGCCGAAGCACCCGCGCCCTATCTGCAGGACGATCGCGCCAACCTCAAATCCAGCGACAAATCGTTGCTGATCATCGAGGATGACCAGCGTTTCGCCCGCATCTTGCGTGATCAGGCGCGAGACATGGGCTTCAAGGTCCTCTTCGCGGCCGACGGCGAGACCGGTCTGCATTTTGCCGATTTTCATGCTCCAAGCGCCATCATCCTTGACAACGTCCTGCCGGGCATTGACGGCTGGACCGTCATGGAGCGACTCAAAAACGATCCCCGAACGCGTCACATCCCCCTGTCCTTCATCTCGGCGGAAGACCGCAGCCTGGAAGCCATGCGCATGGGCGCGCTGGCCTTTTTGACCAAGCCCGTGAAGATCGAAGAACTGCAAAAACTGCTTGAAAAAATCGACTCCTTCATCAAAAAACCCTCGCGCAGGTTACTCGTGGTCGATGACGACGCCCTGCAACGGGAGTCCATTCGCGCACTGATCGGCAACGGAGACGTTGAAACCGTGACCGCCGCCTCGGGCGCCCAGGCGCTGGCGCTGCTCAAGTCCCAGAACTTCGACTGCATGATCCTGGACCTTGGGCTCAGCGACATGTCCGGCTTTGACGTGCTGCGGACGCTGCGCTCCGGCCCGGCTCCGTCCGCCCTGCCCGTGGTCGTCTACACAGGCCGGGACCTGAGCGATGAGGAAGAGCGCAGGCTCTCGCAGTATGCTGAGAGTATCATCGTCAAGGGCGCACGCTCTCCGGAGCGGTTGCTGGAAGAAACGACGCTCTTCCTGCACCGGGTCCAGGCCAATCTGCCCCAGGAAAAGCAACGCATGCTCCAGACCGACTCGGAGCCGGAATCCGTACTCTTCGCGCGCACGGTCCTCGTGGTCGATGACGACATGCGCAACATTTTTGCGCTGACGAGCGTGCTTGAGGAAAAAGGGATGCAGGTCGTGGTGGCCCGGGACGGCAGCGAAAGCCTGACCAAGCTGCGGGAAAATCCCGAGATAGATCTGGTGCTCATGGACATCATGATGCCGGTCATGGACGGCTATGAAGCCATGCGGGAGATCCGCAAGGATCCGAGGCTCAAGGATCTGCCCATCATCGCCCTGACCGCCAAGGCCATGAAGGGCGACAAGAGCGCCTGCATCGAGGCCGGCGCCAACGACTATCTGGCCAAACCCGTGGACATGAACAAGCTGCTCTCGCTGTTGCGCGTATGGCTATACCGCAAATGA
- a CDS encoding chemotaxis protein CheB → MKRAFKAVVVGVSSGGLEALKILVPGLRKDLPVPVLIVQHLSPQADSYLAVRLDEVSGLKVKEAEDKEFLKAGVAYVAPPDYHLLVEPDGSLCLSVDPKVNFSRPSVDVLFETASDAFGAALVGVILTGANQDGAKGLARIKRRGGLAIVQSPDSALADAMPRAALESTNVDHVLPLREIAPFLNNLLIGPSHANTD, encoded by the coding sequence ATGAAGAGAGCGTTCAAGGCCGTGGTTGTCGGTGTCTCCTCCGGAGGGCTCGAAGCCCTCAAGATTCTTGTCCCGGGCCTGCGCAAAGACCTCCCTGTGCCCGTGCTCATCGTGCAGCACCTTTCGCCCCAGGCCGACTCCTATCTTGCGGTCCGCCTGGACGAGGTGAGCGGGCTCAAAGTCAAGGAGGCCGAGGACAAGGAGTTTCTCAAGGCGGGCGTGGCATATGTGGCTCCACCCGATTATCATCTGCTGGTGGAACCGGATGGTAGCCTTTGCCTCAGCGTTGACCCGAAAGTGAATTTTTCACGGCCCTCGGTGGATGTGCTCTTCGAGACCGCATCCGACGCCTTCGGCGCCGCGCTCGTCGGCGTGATCCTGACCGGGGCCAACCAGGACGGAGCCAAGGGACTGGCCCGCATCAAGCGCCGAGGAGGCCTCGCCATCGTGCAGTCCCCGGATTCGGCCCTGGCGGACGCCATGCCACGGGCCGCCCTGGAATCCACCAATGTGGACCATGTCTTGCCTTTGCGCGAGATCGCCCCTTTTTTGAACAACCTCCTTATTGGACCGAGCCATGCCAACACCGATTGA
- a CDS encoding MBL fold metallo-hydrolase: MSHFSAIHEIDAGEFSVRSVLIRGTRFCLIWDTLTSPRDMTRFAQICAGQQCLAVYSHADWDHVQGTAALDNPVIIGHSDCARRFEVEARQTLVAMQAREPGRWDEVKLIPPHITFEGRLDLDLGGLTVQLHSLPGHTPDTLVAFIPEMELLLAGDAVELPLPCVPAGCNLDAWIEELLRWRKHPGACRIIPSHGPMGGKEILDGTIDYLDGLRRGENMLLPEGLSPFYVTTHRDNLSNRGIGSGS; this comes from the coding sequence ATGAGCCACTTCAGCGCGATCCACGAAATTGACGCGGGGGAATTTTCGGTCCGCAGCGTCCTGATCCGGGGAACCCGGTTCTGCCTGATCTGGGACACCTTGACCAGTCCGCGCGACATGACCCGCTTCGCCCAAATCTGCGCTGGACAGCAGTGTCTGGCTGTCTACAGCCACGCCGACTGGGACCACGTGCAGGGCACGGCAGCCCTGGACAATCCCGTCATCATCGGCCACTCGGACTGCGCCCGGCGGTTCGAGGTCGAGGCCCGGCAGACCCTGGTCGCCATGCAGGCCAGGGAACCGGGCAGGTGGGACGAGGTCAAGCTCATCCCGCCGCACATCACCTTCGAAGGCCGCCTCGACCTTGACCTCGGCGGCCTGACGGTCCAGCTGCACTCCCTGCCCGGGCACACCCCGGACACCCTCGTGGCCTTCATACCGGAAATGGAGCTTCTGCTGGCCGGGGACGCCGTGGAACTGCCCCTGCCTTGCGTGCCTGCGGGCTGCAACCTTGATGCGTGGATAGAGGAGCTTCTGCGCTGGCGCAAGCACCCGGGTGCGTGTAGGATCATTCCATCCCACGGCCCCATGGGCGGCAAGGAAATTCTGGACGGCACCATCGACTATCTCGACGGCTTGCGGCGGGGCGAAAACATGCTCTTGCCTGAAGGGCTGTCCCCGTTTTACGTCACCACACACCGGGACAACTTGAGTAATCGCGGCATCGGCTCCGGATCGTAG
- a CDS encoding CheR family methyltransferase: MAIPQMNVHPETERIELRLLLEAIYLKYGYDFRNYSMAHLKRRAEYRLSLSGLASISQLQHAVLHDEKMFLIFLQDLSINVSEMFRDPPFYKALRNEILPMLGTYPSFKIWHAGCSAGQEVYSMAILLHEAGMRERGQIYATDFNRAILEQAREAAFPLAQLKDYTTKYQQAGGENSFADYYTADDERALLCSFLKERVFFSEHNLVTDGVFGEMHLIVCRNVLIYFDRELQDRVVGLFVDSLCPGGFLCLGSKESLKFSRHAEKFEVVREKEKIYRKRRDA, from the coding sequence ATGGCTATACCGCAAATGAACGTCCATCCCGAGACCGAGCGCATCGAGTTGCGTCTTCTGCTGGAAGCCATCTACCTCAAATACGGGTACGACTTTCGCAACTACTCCATGGCCCACCTCAAGCGGCGGGCCGAGTACAGATTGAGTCTCTCCGGGCTGGCTTCCATTTCGCAGTTGCAGCACGCGGTCCTGCATGACGAAAAGATGTTCCTGATTTTTTTGCAGGACCTGTCCATCAATGTCTCGGAGATGTTCAGGGACCCGCCGTTCTACAAGGCGCTCAGAAACGAGATCCTGCCCATGCTCGGCACCTACCCGTCCTTCAAGATCTGGCATGCAGGATGTTCCGCCGGACAGGAAGTGTACTCCATGGCCATTCTGCTGCACGAGGCGGGAATGCGCGAGCGCGGGCAGATCTACGCCACGGATTTCAACCGCGCCATCCTGGAACAGGCCAGGGAAGCCGCCTTTCCGCTGGCGCAGCTCAAGGATTACACGACCAAATACCAGCAGGCGGGCGGGGAAAATTCATTTGCAGACTACTACACGGCCGATGACGAACGGGCGCTGCTGTGTTCGTTCCTCAAAGAAAGGGTTTTCTTTTCCGAGCACAATCTGGTCACGGACGGAGTTTTCGGCGAAATGCACCTGATTGTCTGCCGCAACGTCCTCATCTACTTCGACCGCGAGTTGCAGGACCGGGTAGTTGGACTTTTTGTCGATAGCCTGTGTCCGGGGGGATTCTTGTGTCTGGGAAGCAAGGAAAGCCTCAAATTTTCCAGGCATGCGGAAAAATTTGAAGTCGTGCGGGAAAAGGAAAAAATATACCGCAAGCGCAGGGACGCATGA
- a CDS encoding diguanylate cyclase domain-containing protein: MPTPIDILIVDDRPENLLTLEHLLENPELNIVRAGSGQEALASLLDHDFALVLLDVQMPDMDGFETAELMRGNKRTRHIPIIFVTASHTEHQHIFRGYDSGAVDYLFKPLDPQMLFCKVRIFLEIHRQRHALQSKTRELDARIAELNQLQAELEEKNRQLQLLSSLDGLTGIPNRRQFDEMLNLEWNRMAREKTPLSLIILDVDHFKRFNDRYGHLAGDCCLCRVASALAAMMRRPADMVARYGGEEFAAILPGTSPEGAQLVAESMRRTVAELTIEHLDSPVQSVVTVSLGVSTVIPIPGCIPADLIQAADQGLYQAKQEGRDRWIRTDCIPLSCRSPWN; this comes from the coding sequence ATGCCAACACCGATTGACATCCTGATCGTGGACGATCGCCCGGAAAACCTGCTGACCCTTGAACATCTCCTCGAAAACCCGGAGCTGAACATCGTGCGCGCGGGCTCAGGCCAGGAAGCCCTGGCCAGCCTGCTGGACCACGATTTTGCTCTTGTGCTTTTGGACGTGCAGATGCCGGACATGGACGGTTTCGAAACGGCGGAACTGATGCGCGGCAACAAACGCACCCGGCACATCCCCATCATCTTCGTCACCGCCAGCCATACCGAGCATCAACACATTTTTCGCGGGTACGATTCCGGGGCCGTGGACTATCTGTTCAAGCCCCTGGACCCGCAAATGCTCTTCTGCAAGGTCCGAATATTCCTGGAAATTCATCGTCAACGGCATGCACTGCAAAGCAAGACCCGGGAACTTGACGCCAGAATCGCCGAACTCAATCAGCTACAGGCCGAGCTGGAGGAAAAAAACCGCCAGCTGCAACTCCTGTCGTCCCTTGACGGACTGACCGGCATCCCCAACCGCCGGCAATTCGACGAGATGCTCAATCTGGAGTGGAACCGCATGGCCCGCGAAAAAACCCCTCTCTCGCTGATCATCCTGGATGTGGATCATTTCAAGCGTTTCAATGACCGCTACGGACATCTGGCCGGCGACTGCTGCCTGTGCCGCGTGGCCTCGGCCCTGGCGGCCATGATGCGACGCCCCGCCGACATGGTCGCACGCTATGGCGGCGAGGAATTCGCGGCCATTCTGCCGGGCACCAGCCCCGAGGGAGCGCAACTGGTGGCGGAGAGCATGCGCAGAACCGTAGCCGAACTTACGATCGAACACCTGGACTCGCCGGTCCAGAGCGTTGTCACCGTAAGCCTTGGAGTGAGCACGGTCATCCCGATTCCCGGCTGCATCCCGGCAGACTTGATCCAGGCCGCCGACCAGGGACTTTACCAGGCCAAGCAGGAAGGCCGGGACCGCTGGATTCGCACCGACTGCATTCCCCTGTCGTGCAGATCTCCCTGGAACTAG
- the zntB gene encoding zinc transporter ZntB: MTTPDSLPLSAFRILDGRGHGARQAWVPGQDVPRSEGLAWFHLNYADPETRDWLLHSELLSIPVAESLLDEETRPRVLHHGEGLLLTLRGVNLNPGAEPEDMVSIRLWIEDGRIISTRKRRLKSVEAIQARLEAGHGPRSSGEFLVMLLALMTGNIGEVIEALEDNMAEVEERIVEHKDARARESLADLRRQAIALRRYLAPQREALSRLTTEQVPWMSPDDHFRIRETTDELIRHIEDLDAVRERAALAHEEFVNHASEQLNRRMFMLSVVTVIFLPLGFLTGLFGINVGGIPGSGSPWGFAAFCLGVALAGAGIFLIFKRSRWL, translated from the coding sequence ATGACGACGCCAGACTCATTGCCTCTAAGCGCCTTCAGGATTCTTGACGGGCGGGGACATGGAGCGCGTCAGGCCTGGGTTCCGGGACAGGACGTGCCTCGAAGCGAAGGCCTCGCATGGTTCCACCTGAACTATGCCGACCCGGAAACCCGGGACTGGCTGCTGCACTCCGAACTGCTGAGCATTCCGGTGGCGGAATCTTTGCTCGACGAAGAAACACGGCCTCGCGTACTGCATCACGGCGAGGGGCTGCTCCTGACGCTGCGTGGAGTGAACCTCAATCCCGGCGCCGAGCCCGAGGACATGGTCTCCATAAGATTATGGATCGAGGACGGCCGGATCATTTCCACACGCAAGCGCCGGCTCAAATCCGTGGAAGCTATCCAGGCCAGACTCGAAGCGGGACACGGCCCCCGCAGCAGCGGGGAATTTCTGGTGATGTTGCTCGCGCTCATGACGGGCAACATCGGAGAGGTCATCGAGGCACTGGAAGACAACATGGCCGAGGTGGAAGAGAGGATCGTCGAACACAAGGATGCCAGGGCCCGCGAAAGCCTGGCCGATCTGCGCAGGCAGGCCATCGCGCTGCGCCGCTACCTCGCGCCGCAGCGCGAAGCTCTGTCACGGCTGACCACCGAGCAGGTTCCATGGATGAGCCCGGACGATCATTTCCGCATTCGCGAAACCACGGATGAACTCATTCGGCACATAGAAGATCTTGACGCGGTTCGTGAACGCGCGGCCCTCGCCCACGAGGAGTTCGTGAACCACGCCTCGGAGCAGTTGAACAGGCGCATGTTCATGCTTTCGGTGGTGACGGTGATCTTCCTTCCGCTTGGATTCTTGACGGGACTTTTCGGCATCAACGTGGGCGGCATCCCCGGATCCGGCAGCCCATGGGGCTTTGCCGCATTCTGCCTGGGCGTCGCGCTGGCGGGAGCGGGCATCTTCCTGATCTTCAAGCGATCCCGCTGGCTATAA
- a CDS encoding DsrE family protein has translation MKVVFHLDLDEEKVLRIALTNMENLRAAKPGARINLLVNGPAVKFFRKNGEDEFLTRIKNLIQSEVTVFVCQNALRAFEIPEEDLCPGCETVPAGVVALIKLQQQGCAYIKP, from the coding sequence ATGAAGGTCGTCTTTCACCTGGACCTGGACGAAGAAAAGGTTCTGCGCATCGCCCTGACCAACATGGAAAACCTGCGCGCCGCCAAGCCGGGAGCACGCATCAATCTGCTGGTCAATGGACCCGCAGTCAAATTTTTCCGCAAAAACGGCGAGGACGAATTTCTGACGCGCATCAAGAACCTGATCCAGTCCGAAGTGACGGTCTTCGTGTGCCAGAACGCCCTGCGCGCCTTCGAAATCCCCGAGGAAGACCTCTGCCCCGGATGCGAAACCGTCCCAGCCGGCGTTGTCGCCCTGATCAAATTGCAACAGCAGGGCTGCGCATACATCAAACCGTAG